TGCAGGTTGTTTTCTTTTACAAATCCTTGATAGGCCGAAGTCAGCACAACAAACCCACCTGGTACCGGCAATCCGGCCTTAATCATCTCTCCAAGATTGCTGGCTTTTCCACCGACAAGAAGGAAATCATCTTTACTGATTTGATCCAATCTTCGAATGTATTGATAATGAAACATTCCGTCCTACTCCTTTCAAAAAAAGTGCTGAGATTGTGCATAAAAATTACAAATGTTTTAACTTTTCTAACAATGGTTCTACTAACTTAATTGACCCCCTTTCTATTCCCAGTGTTCTTTCTAAGGTTTCCTCATAAAAAGCAAATCTCCTGGTAAGTATTTCTATACATTTGGGTTCCATCATTTTTCTTTTAAGTGTTTCTAAATCATCAAGATCAGATTCAAAACTATCTATGATAATTTTAGATGACATTTTATTAAATATGCTGTTGAGATGGATATACAGTTCGGTGACCTCTTCGGGGTAGTTTATATTAAATGTTCCTTCTGCTATTCCTTGCATGATTATTTTATGATAAATTGGCCTGGATAATTCCAGGGAATATTCCAGTATCTGATTTTCCAGTTTAATATTATTATTCCGGGCTATGATTTTATATATTTTCCATCGCATCTCTGCATGCCGCATCTTGAAACCAAACATATCTTCACTTATTTGATTGATCTTTTCCAGAGAATTTAAATCCGCTTTACCAGCAATGTTTTCTATGACATTCAATTTCTTTTCAACATACTGTCTGGCAATCGTTTCCAAGACTTCTTCCTTGGAGACAAAGTAATGGTAAAATGCCCCTTTGGATACTCCGGCTTCTTCGATAATATCGTTAATAGTGCTATTTTCAAATCCCTTTTGATAGAACAATTCTAAGGCTATCTCAAGAAACTCCTGTTTTCTGCTTTTTCTTTCTTCTATTGACATAAACTATCATCTCCTTCCTTGCTTTTATACATACCGACCGACGGTATGTTTATTATAATTAAAAATCCTGCCCTTGTCAAGTATCTTATGAGGTCAAGTCTCACTCATCGCTTTCGACGAAAGTGAGGCAATCTTTATTTTCTTAACTGAAAATATTTTTTCCCAAAAAAGAGCAGGACTTTTTACAGGTAGTAGAATTAGGGGGACATTCTTCTTTTGTATT
This is a stretch of genomic DNA from Candidatus Atribacteria bacterium. It encodes these proteins:
- a CDS encoding TetR/AcrR family transcriptional regulator: MSIEERKSRKQEFLEIALELFYQKGFENSTINDIIEEAGVSKGAFYHYFVSKEEVLETIARQYVEKKLNVIENIAGKADLNSLEKINQISEDMFGFKMRHAEMRWKIYKIIARNNNIKLENQILEYSLELSRPIYHKIIMQGIAEGTFNINYPEEVTELYIHLNSIFNKMSSKIIIDSFESDLDDLETLKRKMMEPKCIEILTRRFAFYEETLERTLGIERGSIKLVEPLLEKLKHL